One Fusarium musae strain F31 chromosome 6, whole genome shotgun sequence DNA segment encodes these proteins:
- a CDS encoding hypothetical protein (EggNog:ENOG41) gives MPFKRSFNTVGVHCGGEVCDVVVGGVRDVPGKIINLLLNEPRGCSAMCHNLVLPPTNPEADYGFIIMEHEEYPPMSGANTVATVTCLLETGMVTMQEPETVVKLDAPAGLVTAYAKCENGKCKSVRFHNVPAFVFATDKEISAPDLGTVKVDIAYGGMIYVLVDAASVGLKIKTTEGAKLVKVGERIKRAVMEQTDPVHPENPGIHGVTIIEFTEPLYEYKDGKAANNTVVVSPGRLDRSPCGTGTCARLAVLHAKGELKEGENFYHRGITGTEFVGRVEGTTKVGEYSAIYPSVEGQAWITSFKQVVLDSTDPFPEGFRVGDTWHLDPEE, from the exons ATGCCCTTCAAGCGCAGCTTCAACACCGTAGGCGTCCACTGCGGCGGCGAAGTCTGCGACGTCGTAGTCGGTGGTGTTCGCGATGTCCCTGGCAAGATAAT AAACCTCCTTCTGAATGAACCACGAGGCTGTTCCGCCATGTGCCACAACCTCGTCTTACCTCCCACGAACCCAGAAGCCGACTatggcttcatcatcatggagcaTGAAGAGTACCCGCCCATGTCGGGAGCAAATACCGTTGCGACGGTGACGTGTCTGCTGGAAACGGGCATGGTGACGATGCAGGAACCTGAGACggttgtcaagcttgatgcgCCGGCTGGACTTGTTACTGCTTATGCGAAGTGTGAGAATGGGAAATGTAAGAGTGTCAGGTTTCATAATGTGCCTGCCTTTGTGTTTGCCACGGACAAGGAGATCTCGGCACCGGATCTGGGCACGGTGAAAGTCGACATTGCATATGGAGGGATGATCTACGTGTTGGTAGATGCTGCATCAGTTGGTCTCAAGATAAAGACTACGGAGGGAgccaagcttgtcaaggtcGGAGAGCGGATCAAGAGGGCTGTCATGGAACAAACGGACCCAGTGCATCCCGAAAACCCTGGTATTCACGGCGTCACAATTATCGAGTTCACAGAGCCTCTGTATGAGTACAAGGATGGAAAGGCAGCAAATAACACTGTAGTCGTGTCTCCCGGGCGCTTAGATCGAAGCCCTTGCGGAACAGGAACTTGTGCCAGGCTAGCAGTTCTTCATGCAAAAGGAGAGCTGAAGGAGGGTGAGAACTTTTATCACCGCGGCATCACTGGGACGGAATTCGTTGGTAGAGTAGAGGGAACAACCAAGGTTGGCGAATATTCTGCGATTTATCCCTCTGTTGAAGGACAGGCATGGATAACAAGCTTCAAACAAGTTGTGTTGGATTCCACAGACCCTTTCCCTGAAGGATTTCGTGTTGGAGATACATGGCATCTAGACCCCGAAGAGTAG
- a CDS encoding hypothetical protein (EggNog:ENOG41~MEROPS:MER0033188): MIPPSVSHLLAVGAGIGTLVSALDTTTVKTDNGVVKGFTNESFPNVAQFLGIPYAEPPVGKRRWAPAVAKGLFGTLDASHQGPACPQAEPSNSGPWRPEFLIKPNSTSEDCLYLNVWTPYKARASNKGKLPVLIWIHGGGFTGGGGNIDYQVPPHWIARSQKHIVVSINYRLGIFGFPNAAGLDSEKQNLGLLDQRLAVEWVRDNISRFGGDPKRITLWGQSAGGASVGYYQYAYPKDPIAHAYIQDSGGVFLPINNADSTHSNFTSIAKAFKCDKDNQVDCLRKIPFRDIQKKVENTAGVSFVPVVDERTRFSDYSSRLLSSKIPKLPSIIGTNRDEWNFGGEPAEPPVKPPPEQVHTDSTFGCPAHFETALRSSTNAKTWRYMYSSNFTNIMPGDEGAFHSAELPLIFGTHSIARNKSRPFEYKISHAMQDYWLAFIQDPYTGLTKKGWKPTAGGYGTLQTGVEFGYDNEIVSRKYSFKSFQDGCKNATAVEQ; the protein is encoded by the exons ATGATTCCACCGAGTGTTTCTCATCTCCTGGCCGTTGGAGCTGGAATTGGCACTCTTGTGTCTGCTCTTGACACGACAACTGTAAAAACAGATAACGGTGTTGTTAAAGGCTTTACGAACGAGTCTTTTCCCAATGTGGCTCAATTCCTCGGTATACCTTATGCCGAACCTCCGGTTGGGAAACGGCGATGGGCTCCTGCAGTAGCCAAAGGACTATTCGGAACATTAGATGCATCGCATCAAGGCCCTGCGTGCCCTCAAGCCGAACCATCCAACAGTGGCCCATGGCGCCCTGAGTTTCTGATCAAGCCTAACAGCACAAGCGAAGACTGTTTGTATCTGAATGTTTGGACTCCGTACAAGGCTCGGGCGAGCAACAAGGGAAAGCTTCCGGTGTTGATTTGGATCCATGGTGGAGGTTTCACTGGC GGCGGTGGTAATATCGACTACCAAGTGCCTCCCCACTGGATCGCAAGAAGTCAGAAGCACATAGTCGTCAGTATCAA CTATCGTCTCGGAATCTTTGGGTTCCCAAATGCCGCGGGTCTTGACTCCGAGAAACAGAACCTAGGACTTCTAGATCAACGTCTCGCCGTTGAGTGGGTGCGCGACAACATCTCACGCTTTGGAGGAGATCCCAAGAGGATCACTCTCTGGGGTCAGAGTGCTGGCGGCGCTTCGGTGGGATACTATCAGTATGCGTATCCTAAGGACCCAATCGCGCATGCATACATCCAAGATTCTGGGGGTGTCTTCTTGCCCATCAACAATGCTGATTCCACACACTCCAACTTTACCTCTATCGCAAAGGCGTTCAAGTGTGACAAAGACAATCAGGTCGATTGCCTCAGGAAGATACCCTTTAGAGACATCCAAAAGAAGGTCGAGAATACAGCGGGAGTGAGCTTTGTCCCTGTCGTGGATGAGAGAACCAGGTTCTCAGACTACTCAAGCCGACTTCTATCGTCCAAGATCCCTAAGCTG CCATCCATCATCGGTACAAATAGAGACGAATGGAACTTTGGTGGAGAGCCAGCAGAGCCTCCAGTAAAACCACCACCTGAACAAGTCCATACAGACAGTACCTTCGGTTGTCCCGCACACTTCGAAACAGCTCTGCGGTCCTCAACTAACGCCAAGACCTGGCGATACATGTACTCATCAaacttcaccaacatcatgcCCGGAGATGAAGGGGCTTTCCACTCTGCTGAGCTTCCTTTGATCTTTGGAACTCACAGCATCGCGCGGAATAAGTCTAGGCCGTTTGAGTACAAGATCAGTCATGCGATGCAGGATTACTGGTTGGCGTTTATTCAGGATCCTTATACTGGACTGACAAAGAAAGGATGGAAACCAACAGCTGGAGGGTACGGTACGTTGCAGACTGGCGTGGAGTTTGGGTATGACAATGAGATTGTCTCGAGAAAGTATTCGTTCAAGTCCTTTCAGGATGGGTGTAAGAATGCGACTGCAGTTGAGCAATAG
- a CDS encoding hypothetical protein (EggNog:ENOG41) produces MASNLIVLGDAEIRDLLVSLSKEEVLQFKKALENILIEFSVKGEGKYQPTPDFVNRPNGQKTLFRTFTSPDYVGTKIVVTPAPIKDADGNTVNRPLGGLLSLCDSAGVPTGVLNAAEPTGYRTTLSALIPWTWRKDTENIVIFGAGKQGLWHTRLALALRGSEIKKITIVNRSVGRAKDLVKTVTEENKKYWKSSASLDVLDPTQADYDEALASLISSADAVFCTVGSTSPLFSLKTILGDETRSRLPFVGAIGSWQADMIELDPEMLRHAASRDDSYSPRGGEGSILVDDLEEAMVNSGEVIQSGLKGERLLQVGEILDWLDEKSERKPEGGIGKLKTWISEGFVVYKGIGVSVTDLVAGNAILDLARKRNVGTVISNF; encoded by the coding sequence ATGGCCAGCAACCTCATCGTCCTTGGCGACGCCGAAATCCGAGATCTGCTCGTATCTCTGTCGAAAGAAGAAGTGCTTCAGTTCAAGAAAGCTTTAGAAAACATCCTCATTGAATTCTCTGTCAAAGGCGAAGGGAAATACCAACCAACACCAGACTTTGTCAATCGACCGAATGGGCAAAAGACTCTCTTCCGCACATTCACTTCCCCAGACTACGTAGGCACAAAGATCGTGGTTACTCCAGCCCCAATCAAGGACGCAGATGGTAACACGGTAAACCGTCCTCTTGGTGGACTTTTGTCTTTGTGTGATTCAGCGGGTGTGCCGACGGGTGTACTCAATGCAGCTGAGCCCACAGGCTACCGGACGACACTCTCTGCTCTGATCCCGTGGACTTGGAGAAAGGATACCGAGAACATTGTGATCTTTGGAGCGGGGAAGCAAGGGCTTTGGCATACTCGTCTTGCATTAGCCCTCAGAGGttctgagatcaagaagatcactaTTGTGAATCGTTCCGTTGGCCGTGCGAAGGATTTGGTCAAGACAGTGACGGAGGAAAACAAAAAGTACTGGAAGTCTTCTGCTAGTCTGGATGTTCTTGATCCTACTCAAGCAGATTACGACGAGGCTCTGGCATCTCTTATATCGTCAGCGGACGCAGTATTCTGCACAGTTGGTTCAACAAGTCCACTCTTCTCACTCAAGACCATCCTGGGTGATGAAACACGAAGTAGATTGCCTTTCGTCGGCGCCATAGGCTCATGGCAAGCCGATATGATCGAACTCGATCCAGAAATGCTTCGCCATGCTGCCTCTCGCGACGACTCGTATAGTCCTCGTGGTGGAGAGGGCAGTATTCTTGTCGACGATCTAGAAGAAGCAATGGTCAATTCAGGAGAAGTGATACAGAGCGGTCTAAAGGGCGAGAGACTACTTCAGGTTGGAGAGATCTTAGAttggcttgatgagaagTCTGAAAGGAAGCCTGAAGGGGGCATTGGGAAGCTCAAGACGTGGATTAGCGAGGGCTTCGTTGTGTACAAAGGCATTGGCGTGAGTGTCACAGATCTTGTAGCTGGGAACGCCATCCTGGACCTTGCTAGGAAGAGAAATGTTGGAACGGTCATTTCCAACTTTTAG